One part of the Ciona intestinalis chromosome 5, KH, whole genome shotgun sequence genome encodes these proteins:
- the LOC100183540 gene encoding dimethylaniline monooxygenase [N-oxide-forming] 3, translating into MVKRVCVVGAGPSGLVSIKSCLENGLQPVCYEMTSNIGGLWNNDERVEKGLCPKAYKRLTTNICKEVSAYTDFPMPKNWPPFFNWKQYLEYFHSYTSHFKLREYIQFNVKVNSITESPSYDETGSWMVHIENLVTGQTSVTEFDAVMVATGSQRKPNYPSYPGMNDVFQGQTIHAGHYESAEDFRGKSVVVVGGGPSGCDLAVDCSTFSENVFLSSRSGFYIIPRVLTGGLPLLMSSLTSRFQMMIQRWMPSWLVGKMFLNMIEERINHTELGVKPKHNVESLLRRITITDELPLLIYSGRVKTRPDIEKFGKNSVTFVDGRTSKADVVVLGTGYRPSYDFLSPRIIPEKLEDVRLYEWIFPFNLKHPSTLSFIGLVLEDTGAANSSADLQSRFVAKVLSGKMKLDSVDQMKRDWNNERQAMLSATGGIFVPRGPLNVYQEQLARKMGVLPSFLRLIFTDPRLAFNFYFGPILPYHYRIVGDNSKPECREYALNAVSNIWNGLRQ; encoded by the exons ATGGTTAAAAGAGTTTGTGTTGTAGGTGCTGGTCCATCTGGGCTAGTCTCAATTAAATCGTGTCTTGAAAATGGCTTACAACCAGTTTGTTATGAGATGACCAGTAATATAG GTGGGTTATGGAACAACGATGAACGCGTCGAAAAGGGTCTATGTCCCAAGGCATACAAACGATTAACTACAAACATTTGCAAAGAAGTTTCTGCATACACTGATTTCCCCATGCCCAAG AACTGGCCGCCTTTCTTTAACTGGAAGCAATACCTCGAATACTTTCATTCGTACACCTCGCATTTTAAGCTACGTGAATACATTCAGTTTAACGTTAAAGTCAACTCTATTACTGAATCACCAAGTTATGATGAGACAG GGAGCTGGATGGTCCACATTGAGAATCTGGTCACCGGGCAAACCTCAGTTACTGAGTTTGACGCAGTAATGGTGGCCACTGGATCTCAACGAAAGCCAAACTACCCCAGTTATCCCGGAATGAACGATGTTTTTCAAGGACAAACAATTCACGCTGGACATTACGAATCGGCAGAAGATTTTAGAG GAAAATCTGTCGTGGTCGTAGGGGGTGGCCCTTCTGGGTGTGACTTGGCTGTAGATTGCTCGACTTTTAGTGAAAATGTGTTTCTCAGCTCACGCTCTGGCTTTTACATTATACCACgggttttaact GGTGGGCTACCCCTGCTGATGTCTTCACTCACCTCAAGGTTCCAAATGATGATACAACGTTGGATGCCGTCATGGCTTGTTggaaaaatgtttctaaacaTGATCGAAGAAAGAATTAATCATACTGAACTTGGGGTCAaaccaaa ACACAACGTAGAAAGTCTCCTACGTCGCATTACAATAACTGACGAGCTACCTCTGCTGATATACTCGGGACGAGTAAAGACCAGACCTGATATAGAAAAGTTTGGGAAAAACTCCGTTACTTTTGTTGATGGTAGAACGTCTAAAGCGGACGTCGTTGTCTTAGGAACAGGCTACCGACCGAGTTACGATTTCCTCTCGCCACGTATCATACCAG AAAAACTTGAAGACGTGAGGTTATATGAGTGGATTTTTCCGTTTAATCTCAAACACCCATCCACGTTAAGTTTTATTGGATTAGTCTTAGAAGATACGGGCGCTGCTAACTCTTCTGCTGACTTACAG AGTCGCTTTGTGGCTAAGGTACTTTCTGGTAAGATGAAGTTAGACTCGGTAGATCAAATGAAAAGAGATTGGAACAACGAACGTCAAGCAATGCTTAGTGCTACTGGTGGTATATTTGTGCCTCGG gGACCTCTCAACGTTTACCAGGAGCAGTTAGCACGAAAGATGGGGGTGTTGCCTTCATTCCTCCGCCTAATTTTCACCGATCCTCGGCTGGCGTTCAATTTTTACTTCGGTCCCATTCTACCTTATCATTACAGGATTGTAGGCGACAATTCTAAACCAGAATGTCGGGAATATGCACTGAATGCAGTAAGCAACATCTGGAACGGTTTAAGACAGTAA
- the LOC113474271 gene encoding phospholipase B1, membrane-associated-like: MFYVIIPTKCFIFEDDELNWIKKMEKLDSIMEDKKSAGDAKMTTGTNDFGIQLQCEPKPTSVHELRPQDVDVVGAMGDSITVSYFEDDV, encoded by the exons atgttttacgttATTATACCAAcgaaatgttttatttttgaagaCGATGAATTGAATTGGATTAAAAAGATGGAAAAGTTAGATTCAATAATGGAGGATAAAAAGTCGGCGGGAGATGCTAAAATGACTACTGGAACGAACGATTTCGGAATTCAATTACAATGTGAACCAAAACCAACATCGG TTCATGAATTACGACCACAAGATGTCGACGTAGTCGGAGCTATGGGCGATTCTATTACTGTAAGTTATTTTGAAGATGATGTTTAA
- the LOC100181191 gene encoding SH3 domain-binding protein 4-like isoform X1, which produces MKLYEKCTLVANWYHGCLEKEASEYLCKDAAIGGFLVWTLNNTDDTYMLTVKENDGTVAHYVIGSNCAANDVTDLDWLSCVVNFYQSNCLDGSSCFTVLATSIQQKLEQNRNVVVAKESFTAYDFACLSFTKGDRLHLLDQESGEWWYAHDGQNIGFIPARLVFELSNRCRQYSNEETHSFPSPTCKSFGEMTQPIYPGVESEDCAIAAKELVEYKVKQTHCEEMRLSWRERKPIPPNLLLFKSGDALSTSTSTSGFDDNFIPSSAPSLFDGSDVSAISVKSDASISSSSYSEENDVIYPASCTHRPRPSILSNRGRLSRSFSEQNVNDMRSRNATLSSQRSTGSRGSLKKALNSTTRIFKHIKRGSTSKPTTPTTPSKDGFDLISINGQSFISLATTGSPDRTKPINESFYKSFEDLTCDEPPIKVIPKSPVRQQVVEKCVKSANSYEGPVFSEVGSAGGVVLVPGTDISLHISATKPAQTDCKFCFDKRKSESMRSPKNPMKDKSVMRRRFSKSTSVATPPTPRLRDSKCPESNRTDGRIAITLEDAPHMTVLNPKREDQHAIHVPIRYEVAGPAVRINLADKESHKNGVVLQMGVSTALPQSDMYELSETPTSKVGFTCLQGEMRNGPFHEAESCYYYGNTLQATLDTSALKNTPTGCQIYAVPVVKVEQGITAAPFSWDRLGQTYHIGIYGPKQTYMKSTCCVSVSCSGFCPPTLRVWHETDFTLRLWASYTMQIRKAQGFRLRFKLSNSSLLKVDTNQDDDIISLKELRTNSRVNKVFVLLQSVKNETLRPRNNSKTDRVLAITLTGEEDGTVRRIKMKVPTEKKFASPRITSPIITRQISRSETLPELRVASSNVEQTHQWAMALQEADILFNRSAHIPGSDRTVCGVKLAVALRSRYRKRHPTVPSHILQYSIGDYMPVLSSQAIWSHGSVHYKDWWVAYSCHKVGLLQKSNATMLEFDDYCHWPEVRVTCGNIIEAIIEPIPHLTATYSVLVDKLARHVTDWLSLATLLRFGERYALNEIQNKRVSPVRHSNALFYLGKFRKYCDKCPKKRSFNQELVRALLYMEHYDLAVELVTRFCVLSCAVEMSPRWQELAALLVGDLQDEDVVLFSESREISSHEANGITIKQQATWKPALSFLSRWHDRFGDDHRAALLTLFQATETLKDSPNRNWPYLTSCVILVLAVDSLRNYDTRL; this is translated from the exons ATGAAACTGTACGAGAAATGTACTTTGGTTGCCAACTGGTACCATGGCTGTTTAGAAAAGGAGGCATCAGAATACTTATGTAAGGACGCTGCTATTGGAGGTTTCTTGGTATGGACATTAAACAATACAG ATGACACATACATGCTGACTGTAAAAGAAAACGATGGCACAGTAGCTCATTACGTCATCGGTTCGAACTGCGCTgcaaatgacgtcacagacttAGACTGGCTCTCCTGTGTTGTAAACTTTTACCAATCGAATTGTTTGGATGGTAGTTCGTGTTTTACTGTGTTAGCGACAAGCATCCAACAGAAATTGGAG CAGAACAGAAACGTGGTCGTCGCAAAAGAAAGCTTCACGGCTTACGACTTTGCCTGTTTATCGTTTACCAAGGGCGACAGACTTCATCTGCTTGACCAAGAAAGTGGCGAGTG gTGGTACGCCCACGACGGTcaaaatattggatttatTCCTGCGAGGCTCGTGTTTGAATTGAGCAACCGTTGCCGGCAGTATTCGAATGAAGAGACGCACTCCTTTCCCAGCCCGACGTGTAAGAGTTTTGGAGAGATGACACAGCCTATTTATCCAGGCGTAGAAAGTGAAGACTGTGCTATTGCAGCAAAAGAATTAGTCGaatacaaagttaaacaaactCATTGTGAAGAAATGAGATTGTCTTGGAGAGAAAGAAAACCAATACCACCGAACCTTTTACTTTTTAAGTCAGGAGACGCATTATCAACGTCCACCTCCACGTCCGGTTTCGACGACAATTTCATTCCTTCTTCGGCTCCATCCTTGTTCGACGGTTCAGACGTTTCggcaatttccgttaagtcGGACGCTTCGATCTCTTCTTCGAGTTATAGTGAAGAAAACGATGTCATTTACCCGGCTTCATGCACACACCGTCCCCGACCGTCAATACTGTCAAACCGAGGGAGGCTGTCAAGGTCGTTTTCGGAGCAAAACGTAAACGACATGCGATCCAGAAACGCGACACTTTCTTCGCAACGTTCAACAGGTAGCAGAGGCTCACTAAAGAAAGCATTGAATAGCACAACAAGGATATTCAAACATAT TAAGCGAGGATCAACCAGCAAACCCACCACACCTACAACACCATCCAAAGATGGGTTCGACTTAATTTCAATCAACGGTCAAAGTTTTATCTCCTTGGCCACAACGGGTAGCCCTGATAGGACTAAGCCAATCAACGAAAGCTTTTACAAGTCGTTCGAGGACCTAACATGCGACGAACCACCCATTAAAGTTATTCCGAAATCTCCTGTGCGACAACAAGTCGTTGAGAAATGCGTGAAATCGGCAAACAGCTATGAAGGCCCGGTGTTCAGCGAGGTCGGCTCGGCAGGGGGTGTGGTTTTAGTTCCAGGCACGGACATATCTCTTCATATAAGCGCCACGAAACCAGCTCAAACTGACTGCAAATTCTGCTTcgataaaagaaaatctgAAAGTATGAGAAGCCCAAAAAATCCAATGAAAGACAAGTCCGTTATGAGGCGGCGATTTTCAAAATCGACCAGCGTTGCGAcacccccaacacccagactaCGAGATAGTAAATGTCCTGAGAGTAACAGAACAGATGGGAGGATAGCTATTACGTTGGAAGACGCACCGCACATGACCGTCCTAAATCCTAAGCGGGAAGATCAACATGCTATACACGTTCCTATAAGATATGAGGTCGCTGGTCCAGCCGTCAGAATCAACCTTGCTGATAAAGAGTCTCATAAAAACGGAGTAGTTTTGCAAATGGGGGTCAGTACAGCGCTACCACAATCCGAT atgTACGAGTTGTCTGAAACACCAACAAGCAAAGTTGGGTTTACATGCTTGCAAGGTGAAATGCGCAACGGACCGTTCCATGAAGCTGAGAGCTGTTATTATTACGGCAACACACTCCAGGCCACACTTGACACATCCGCATTGAAAAACACCCCAACCG GTTGTCAAATATACGCCGTTCCTGTTGTAAAAGTCGAGCAAGGAATAACCGCGGCGCCTTTTTCATGGGACCGTCTAGGCCAAACATATCACATTGGAATATACGGGCCAAAACAGACTTATATGAAGAGTACTTGTTGCGTGTCGGTGTCTTGTTCAGGTTTCTGCCCACCTACATTAAGAGTCTGGCACGAAAc AGACTTTACGCTAAGACTGTGGGCTTCTTACACCATGCAAATACGAAAAGCGCAAGGATTTCGTTTAAGGTTCAAACTCAGCAATTCCTCGTTGCTAAAAGTGGACACAAATCAAGATGATGATATTATTAGCCTAAAAGAACTGCGAACAAATTCAAGAGTGAACAAAGTATTTGTGCTATTGCAAAGCGTGAAAAACGAGACCCTTCGTCCCCgaaacaacagcaaaacagATCGAGTTCTTGCTATCACTTTGACCGGAGAAGAAGACGGAACAGTCCGCCGAATCAAGATGAAGGTCCCGACCGAAAAGAAGTTCGCTTCTCCGAGAATTACATCGCCTATAATAACAAGGCAAATATCGCGTTCGGAAACGTTACCCGAATTACGTGTGGCCTCGTCTAACGTCGAACAGACACACCAATGGGCAATGGCGCTACAGGAAGCGGACATATTATTCAACAGGTCGGCCCATATTCCCGGAAGTGACAGAACGGTCTGTGGAGTCAAACTAGCGGTTGCTTTGCGGTCCAGGTACCGAAAAAG GCACCCAACCGTACCATCGCACATATTACAGTACAGTATTGGAGACTACATGCCAGTTTTGAGTTCCCAAGCTATTTGGAGTCACGGTAGCGTTCATTACAAGGACTGGTGGGTGGCTTACTCATGCCACAAAGTCG GTTTACTTCAGAAAAGTAACGCTACTATGTTGGAATTTGACGACTACTGCCACTGGCCAGAAGTTAGAGTAACGTGTGGAAATATAATTGAAGCAATCATTGAACCAA TACCTCATCTCACGGCAACATATTCTGTCTTGGTGGATAAGTTAGCACGTCACGTGACTGACTGGTTGTCCCTAGCAACACTACTGCGGTTCGGCGAGCGCTATGCGTTGAACGAAATACAGAACAAGCGGGTTTCACCCGTAAGACATTCAAATGCGCTGTTCTACCTCGGAAAATTCAGG AAATACTGTGATAAATGTCCAAAGAAACGAAGCTTTAATCAGGAATTGGTTCGAGCTCTTTTGTACATGGAGCATTACGACTTGGCTGTGGAACTTGTGACTCGGTTCTGCGTTCTGTCTTGTGCAGTTGAAATGTCACCAAGATGGCAAGAGCTAGCGGCATTATTAGTCGGTGACTTGCAGGATGAAGACGTTGTATTGTTCAGCGAATCCAGGGAAATTAGTTCACATGAAGCTAACGGCATCACTATTAAACAG CAAGCGACTTGGAAACCTGCGTTGAGTTTTCTCAGTCGTTGGCATGACAGATTCGGCGACGACCACAGAGCAGCTCTGCTCACTTTATTTCAAGCTACTGAAACTTTAAAAGACTCACCTAACAGAAATTGGCCGTATTTAACCAGTTGCGTTATACTTGTGCTAGCTGTTGATAGTCTCCGCAATTATGACACGCGGTTATAG
- the LOC100181191 gene encoding SH3 domain-binding protein 4-B-like isoform X2, protein MKLYEKCTLVANWYHGCLEKEASEYLCKDAAIGGFLVWTLNNTDDTYMLTVKENDGTVAHYVIGSNCAANDVTDLDWLSCVVNFYQSNCLDGSSCFTVLATSIQQKLENRNVVVAKESFTAYDFACLSFTKGDRLHLLDQESGEWWYAHDGQNIGFIPARLVFELSNRCRQYSNEETHSFPSPTCKSFGEMTQPIYPGVESEDCAIAAKELVEYKVKQTHCEEMRLSWRERKPIPPNLLLFKSGDALSTSTSTSGFDDNFIPSSAPSLFDGSDVSAISVKSDASISSSSYSEENDVIYPASCTHRPRPSILSNRGRLSRSFSEQNVNDMRSRNATLSSQRSTGSRGSLKKALNSTTRIFKHIKRGSTSKPTTPTTPSKDGFDLISINGQSFISLATTGSPDRTKPINESFYKSFEDLTCDEPPIKVIPKSPVRQQVVEKCVKSANSYEGPVFSEVGSAGGVVLVPGTDISLHISATKPAQTDCKFCFDKRKSESMRSPKNPMKDKSVMRRRFSKSTSVATPPTPRLRDSKCPESNRTDGRIAITLEDAPHMTVLNPKREDQHAIHVPIRYEVAGPAVRINLADKESHKNGVVLQMGVSTALPQSDMYELSETPTSKVGFTCLQGEMRNGPFHEAESCYYYGNTLQATLDTSALKNTPTGCQIYAVPVVKVEQGITAAPFSWDRLGQTYHIGIYGPKQTYMKSTCCVSVSCSGFCPPTLRVWHETDFTLRLWASYTMQIRKAQGFRLRFKLSNSSLLKVDTNQDDDIISLKELRTNSRVNKVFVLLQSVKNETLRPRNNSKTDRVLAITLTGEEDGTVRRIKMKVPTEKKFASPRITSPIITRQISRSETLPELRVASSNVEQTHQWAMALQEADILFNRSAHIPGSDRTVCGVKLAVALRSRYRKRHPTVPSHILQYSIGDYMPVLSSQAIWSHGSVHYKDWWVAYSCHKVGLLQKSNATMLEFDDYCHWPEVRVTCGNIIEAIIEPIPHLTATYSVLVDKLARHVTDWLSLATLLRFGERYALNEIQNKRVSPVRHSNALFYLGKFRKYCDKCPKKRSFNQELVRALLYMEHYDLAVELVTRFCVLSCAVEMSPRWQELAALLVGDLQDEDVVLFSESREISSHEANGITIKQQATWKPALSFLSRWHDRFGDDHRAALLTLFQATETLKDSPNRNWPYLTSCVILVLAVDSLRNYDTRL, encoded by the exons ATGAAACTGTACGAGAAATGTACTTTGGTTGCCAACTGGTACCATGGCTGTTTAGAAAAGGAGGCATCAGAATACTTATGTAAGGACGCTGCTATTGGAGGTTTCTTGGTATGGACATTAAACAATACAG ATGACACATACATGCTGACTGTAAAAGAAAACGATGGCACAGTAGCTCATTACGTCATCGGTTCGAACTGCGCTgcaaatgacgtcacagacttAGACTGGCTCTCCTGTGTTGTAAACTTTTACCAATCGAATTGTTTGGATGGTAGTTCGTGTTTTACTGTGTTAGCGACAAGCATCCAACAGAAATTGGAG AACAGAAACGTGGTCGTCGCAAAAGAAAGCTTCACGGCTTACGACTTTGCCTGTTTATCGTTTACCAAGGGCGACAGACTTCATCTGCTTGACCAAGAAAGTGGCGAGTG gTGGTACGCCCACGACGGTcaaaatattggatttatTCCTGCGAGGCTCGTGTTTGAATTGAGCAACCGTTGCCGGCAGTATTCGAATGAAGAGACGCACTCCTTTCCCAGCCCGACGTGTAAGAGTTTTGGAGAGATGACACAGCCTATTTATCCAGGCGTAGAAAGTGAAGACTGTGCTATTGCAGCAAAAGAATTAGTCGaatacaaagttaaacaaactCATTGTGAAGAAATGAGATTGTCTTGGAGAGAAAGAAAACCAATACCACCGAACCTTTTACTTTTTAAGTCAGGAGACGCATTATCAACGTCCACCTCCACGTCCGGTTTCGACGACAATTTCATTCCTTCTTCGGCTCCATCCTTGTTCGACGGTTCAGACGTTTCggcaatttccgttaagtcGGACGCTTCGATCTCTTCTTCGAGTTATAGTGAAGAAAACGATGTCATTTACCCGGCTTCATGCACACACCGTCCCCGACCGTCAATACTGTCAAACCGAGGGAGGCTGTCAAGGTCGTTTTCGGAGCAAAACGTAAACGACATGCGATCCAGAAACGCGACACTTTCTTCGCAACGTTCAACAGGTAGCAGAGGCTCACTAAAGAAAGCATTGAATAGCACAACAAGGATATTCAAACATAT TAAGCGAGGATCAACCAGCAAACCCACCACACCTACAACACCATCCAAAGATGGGTTCGACTTAATTTCAATCAACGGTCAAAGTTTTATCTCCTTGGCCACAACGGGTAGCCCTGATAGGACTAAGCCAATCAACGAAAGCTTTTACAAGTCGTTCGAGGACCTAACATGCGACGAACCACCCATTAAAGTTATTCCGAAATCTCCTGTGCGACAACAAGTCGTTGAGAAATGCGTGAAATCGGCAAACAGCTATGAAGGCCCGGTGTTCAGCGAGGTCGGCTCGGCAGGGGGTGTGGTTTTAGTTCCAGGCACGGACATATCTCTTCATATAAGCGCCACGAAACCAGCTCAAACTGACTGCAAATTCTGCTTcgataaaagaaaatctgAAAGTATGAGAAGCCCAAAAAATCCAATGAAAGACAAGTCCGTTATGAGGCGGCGATTTTCAAAATCGACCAGCGTTGCGAcacccccaacacccagactaCGAGATAGTAAATGTCCTGAGAGTAACAGAACAGATGGGAGGATAGCTATTACGTTGGAAGACGCACCGCACATGACCGTCCTAAATCCTAAGCGGGAAGATCAACATGCTATACACGTTCCTATAAGATATGAGGTCGCTGGTCCAGCCGTCAGAATCAACCTTGCTGATAAAGAGTCTCATAAAAACGGAGTAGTTTTGCAAATGGGGGTCAGTACAGCGCTACCACAATCCGAT atgTACGAGTTGTCTGAAACACCAACAAGCAAAGTTGGGTTTACATGCTTGCAAGGTGAAATGCGCAACGGACCGTTCCATGAAGCTGAGAGCTGTTATTATTACGGCAACACACTCCAGGCCACACTTGACACATCCGCATTGAAAAACACCCCAACCG GTTGTCAAATATACGCCGTTCCTGTTGTAAAAGTCGAGCAAGGAATAACCGCGGCGCCTTTTTCATGGGACCGTCTAGGCCAAACATATCACATTGGAATATACGGGCCAAAACAGACTTATATGAAGAGTACTTGTTGCGTGTCGGTGTCTTGTTCAGGTTTCTGCCCACCTACATTAAGAGTCTGGCACGAAAc AGACTTTACGCTAAGACTGTGGGCTTCTTACACCATGCAAATACGAAAAGCGCAAGGATTTCGTTTAAGGTTCAAACTCAGCAATTCCTCGTTGCTAAAAGTGGACACAAATCAAGATGATGATATTATTAGCCTAAAAGAACTGCGAACAAATTCAAGAGTGAACAAAGTATTTGTGCTATTGCAAAGCGTGAAAAACGAGACCCTTCGTCCCCgaaacaacagcaaaacagATCGAGTTCTTGCTATCACTTTGACCGGAGAAGAAGACGGAACAGTCCGCCGAATCAAGATGAAGGTCCCGACCGAAAAGAAGTTCGCTTCTCCGAGAATTACATCGCCTATAATAACAAGGCAAATATCGCGTTCGGAAACGTTACCCGAATTACGTGTGGCCTCGTCTAACGTCGAACAGACACACCAATGGGCAATGGCGCTACAGGAAGCGGACATATTATTCAACAGGTCGGCCCATATTCCCGGAAGTGACAGAACGGTCTGTGGAGTCAAACTAGCGGTTGCTTTGCGGTCCAGGTACCGAAAAAG GCACCCAACCGTACCATCGCACATATTACAGTACAGTATTGGAGACTACATGCCAGTTTTGAGTTCCCAAGCTATTTGGAGTCACGGTAGCGTTCATTACAAGGACTGGTGGGTGGCTTACTCATGCCACAAAGTCG GTTTACTTCAGAAAAGTAACGCTACTATGTTGGAATTTGACGACTACTGCCACTGGCCAGAAGTTAGAGTAACGTGTGGAAATATAATTGAAGCAATCATTGAACCAA TACCTCATCTCACGGCAACATATTCTGTCTTGGTGGATAAGTTAGCACGTCACGTGACTGACTGGTTGTCCCTAGCAACACTACTGCGGTTCGGCGAGCGCTATGCGTTGAACGAAATACAGAACAAGCGGGTTTCACCCGTAAGACATTCAAATGCGCTGTTCTACCTCGGAAAATTCAGG AAATACTGTGATAAATGTCCAAAGAAACGAAGCTTTAATCAGGAATTGGTTCGAGCTCTTTTGTACATGGAGCATTACGACTTGGCTGTGGAACTTGTGACTCGGTTCTGCGTTCTGTCTTGTGCAGTTGAAATGTCACCAAGATGGCAAGAGCTAGCGGCATTATTAGTCGGTGACTTGCAGGATGAAGACGTTGTATTGTTCAGCGAATCCAGGGAAATTAGTTCACATGAAGCTAACGGCATCACTATTAAACAG CAAGCGACTTGGAAACCTGCGTTGAGTTTTCTCAGTCGTTGGCATGACAGATTCGGCGACGACCACAGAGCAGCTCTGCTCACTTTATTTCAAGCTACTGAAACTTTAAAAGACTCACCTAACAGAAATTGGCCGTATTTAACCAGTTGCGTTATACTTGTGCTAGCTGTTGATAGTCTCCGCAATTATGACACGCGGTTATAG
- the LOC100178828 gene encoding phospholipase B1, membrane-associated-like, with protein sequence MIGILREFRGLSWSAGGDNTLETSITLPNILKKFNPQVKGYSTGTDLKTRDLWFNAAIAGARSSEIPGQAWELIGRMKNDSRTNFENDWKVVTIFIGINDLCALDRDPVGASPESYIKTLEEGLDILHAELPRTLVNLVEIWDIHLLQQVAHGYGSTRACRLAQAAECNYVSTANDTEIEVIKAVNDEYQRLTEELIATGKYDTENDFTVVIQPFIKDTVLPCTENGEVDSTYFAVDCFHFSTKAQALAGMNLWNNMLEPVGSKTTVWGIKDLKCPTKDNPYIYTNRNSNQQSSNAIINRKATTTKKPAVTSPAQTDPTVVCNETCSQVVPDWGIALLVVTGVALLLQMLVVICITSRKHSKPKAAEVVYEIAL encoded by the exons ATGATTGGAATTTTAAGAGAATTTCGAGGTCTGTCGTGGTCGGCAGGTGGAGATAATACACTGGAGACCTCTATCACATTACCAA atattttgaaaaagtttaacCCACAAGTGAAGGGTTATTCCACTGGTACCGATCTCAAGACACGAGATCTTTGGTTCAACGCTGCAATAGCTGGTGCAAGATCAAG TGAAATACCAGGTCAAGCATGGGAACTCATCGGTCGAATGAAGAACGACTCG AGAACAAACTTTGAAAACGATTGGAAAGTGGTGACGATTTTTATCGGCATTAATGACTTGTGTGCGCTGGATAGAGACCCTGTCGGTGCTTCGCCGGaaagttatattaaaacgCTGGAGGAAGGGCTAGACATTTTACACGCAGAG TTGCCAAGAACGCTAGTGAACCTCGTGGAAATTTGggacattcatttattacagCAAGTGGCGCATGGCTACGGGTCTACTCGTGCATGTAGATTGGCACAGGCCGCAGAATGTAACTATGTCTCGACAGCGAACGATACTGAGATAGAAGTTATTAAAGCCGTCAATGATGAATACCAG AGGTTGACTGAGGAATTGATCGCAACTGGAAAATATGACACTGAGAATGATTTCACTGTCGTTATACAACCGTTTATAAAAGACACTGTGCTACCGTGTACAGAG AACGGCGAGGTGGATTCAACCTATTTTGCAGTggattgttttcattttagcACTAAAGCTCAGGCTCTGGCAGGAATGAACTTGTGGAACAACATG CTGGAACCCGTCGGATCGAAAACGACCGTTTGGGGaattaaagatttaaaatgtcCAACGAAG GACAATCCTTACATTTACACGAACAGAAATAGCAACCAACAAAGTTCCAATGCCATAATAAATAGaaaagcaacaacaactaAAAAGCCGGCAGTCACATCACCAGCACAAACCGATCCTACAGTAGTTTGCAATGAAACTTGCTCTCAAGTCGTTCCGGACTGGGGCATCGCTTTGCTCGTGGTCACCGGCGTAGCATTGCTGCTTCAGATGTTAGTGGTTATTTGCATTACGTCGAGAAAGCACTCGAAACCGAAAGCAGCCGAAGTTGTTTATGAAATCGCATTGTAG